The following coding sequences lie in one Prochlorococcus marinus XMU1419 genomic window:
- the metG gene encoding methionine--tRNA ligase, whose product MSFVITTPLYYVNDKPHLGSVYTTIICDTISRYKRLKGEDVIFITGVDEHGLKIQRTANQKGIEPKTHCDEISEIFKLNWINWDISFDKFIRTSSRNHELVVNEFYERVKESDDIYMGVQKGWYCVGCEEFKDNPENSATYKCPIHQKKLEWKNEENLFFRLSKYQKQVEKIINEPSFIEPIERRNEIINFVSRGLKDFSISRTNVSWGIPVPGHENHTFYVWFDALLGYVSAISSKEKDYLLEKSINGGWPADVHLIGKDILRFHAVYWPAMLISAGLKLPKKVLGHGFLTREGQKMGKSLGNVLDPNILLSKYGKDPVRWYLIKDISLGNDGDFQSKRFVDIINNDLANTIGNLLNRTSSMSRKWFDNKVPNIEKISDDNKLKDFSKIAIEKYMNNFDIYKLDLAANEVLSLAINTNLYLNDNQPWLLVKEKHNLPLVKEIIYNVLESTRIIGLLLLPLLPELSSKINEQLGSIYLNEISWEQQLKWGLLISDSSLPKPTPIINKLEYE is encoded by the coding sequence ATGAGTTTTGTCATTACAACACCTTTATATTATGTGAATGATAAGCCTCACTTAGGAAGTGTATATACAACAATAATCTGTGACACAATATCCAGATATAAAAGGCTTAAAGGTGAAGATGTTATTTTCATTACAGGTGTTGATGAACATGGATTAAAAATCCAGAGAACAGCTAATCAAAAGGGAATTGAACCAAAAACTCATTGTGATGAGATTTCAGAAATCTTTAAATTAAATTGGATAAATTGGGATATATCCTTTGATAAATTTATAAGGACAAGCTCCAGAAATCACGAGTTAGTTGTTAATGAATTCTATGAAAGAGTGAAAGAATCAGATGATATTTACATGGGAGTTCAAAAAGGTTGGTATTGCGTTGGTTGTGAAGAATTTAAAGATAATCCAGAAAACTCAGCAACATATAAATGTCCAATACATCAAAAAAAACTAGAATGGAAAAATGAGGAGAATCTATTTTTTAGGCTTTCTAAATACCAAAAGCAAGTCGAAAAAATAATAAACGAACCTTCATTCATTGAGCCAATTGAAAGGAGGAATGAAATTATTAATTTTGTTTCTAGAGGTTTAAAAGATTTTTCAATTTCTAGAACAAACGTCTCATGGGGTATTCCTGTCCCAGGCCACGAAAATCACACCTTTTACGTTTGGTTTGATGCTTTACTTGGGTATGTAAGTGCTATTAGTTCTAAAGAAAAAGATTATCTATTAGAAAAATCAATTAATGGAGGTTGGCCAGCTGATGTACATTTAATTGGTAAGGATATACTAAGATTTCATGCTGTTTATTGGCCTGCAATGCTCATTTCAGCGGGATTGAAATTACCAAAAAAAGTTTTAGGACATGGTTTTCTAACCAGAGAGGGTCAAAAAATGGGTAAAAGTTTAGGAAATGTACTCGACCCTAACATATTGCTCTCCAAATACGGAAAAGATCCTGTTAGGTGGTATCTAATTAAAGATATATCACTTGGTAATGATGGGGATTTTCAAAGCAAAAGATTCGTTGACATTATCAATAACGACTTAGCTAATACAATTGGTAATTTACTAAATAGAACTTCATCTATGTCCAGAAAATGGTTTGATAATAAAGTGCCAAATATTGAAAAGATCTCAGATGACAATAAATTAAAAGATTTTTCAAAAATTGCAATAGAAAAATATATGAATAATTTTGATATTTACAAATTAGATCTTGCAGCTAATGAAGTCCTCAGCCTAGCAATTAATACAAATTTATATCTAAATGATAATCAACCATGGTTGTTAGTTAAAGAAAAACATAATTTGCCATTAGTTAAGGAAATAATATACAACGTTTTAGAAAGTACAAGGATAATAGGATTATTATTATTACCTTTACTGCCTGAATTATCATCAAAAATAAATGAACAACTTGGTTCTATATACTTAAATGAAATTTCTTGGGAACAACAATTAAAATGGGGATTATTAATTAGTGATTCAAGCCTCCCTAAACCAACTCCAATAATAAATAAACTTGAGTATGAATAA